The window TGAACAGGGCGGCGCCGGCCCATTCGCCTCCGGCGGCCAGGCCCTGCGCGATGCGCAGCAGCACGAGCAGGATCGGTGCCATGACGCCGATGGTCGCGGCGGTGGGCAGCAGGCCGATCAGGACGGTGGCGGCGCCCATCAGCGACATGGTGGCGATCAGGGTGCGTTTGCGTCCCAGGCGGTCGCCGATGTGGCCGAACAGGACGGCTCCGAGTGGGCGGGCTACGAAGGCGACGCCCAGGGTGGCGAACGCGACGATGGTGCCGGATTGCTCGCCGAGGGCGGGGAAGAAGGCGCTGGCGAAGACGAGGGCCGCTGCGGTGGCGTAGATGCCGAAGTCGTAGAACTCGATGACGGTGCCGAGGAAGCTGGCGAGGGCCACCTTGCGCATTTTGCCGGGGGCGGTAGGCGGCGGCTCAGCCGATGACGGGACGTCGCTTCGCAGGTCTTCGGGGGAATGTGGAACGGACATGGAACCAACTCCTCTGATGCTCTTCGGCGAGGGCGGATCATGTGTGGTCGCTCGGTGTCGGTGCCGGGGTGTTGCGGCGTGGTTCCACACCGAGTCGAGTTCTTATATACGAACTGGGATTTGAAATACGGAACTGTTTCCGGAAGGTAACGGTGTCGCAACCTGCCCGTCAATAGCCGGGAACGAGGTTTGCGGCGAGTGCTGTGGTCCCGTTGACACCCATGTACCAGGGTGAAACTATGTCGTCATAGCGACCAATGGTTCGTATTTAGGAACTCTCGGGAAGGTCTGGTCGACTGCGATGTCCTCGAGTACGAGTGCCCCGCCTCCGGCGTTTCTCCAGGGCGACAGCCTTGTCGGCATGCTCATCGACGGCAGCTGGACAACGCCGTCGACGACGATTCCCGTGTTCGACCCCGCCACGGGTTCGGTCATCGCGTCGGTGGCCGACGGCGGCACGAAGGACGTCGACCTGGCCGTCGCCTCCGCGCGGGAGTCCTTCGAGCAAGGACGGTGGCGGGCACTCGCGGGCGCTGAGCGCGGCGCGATTCTGTGGCGCGCCGGTGACCTCATGCGGCAACGGGCCGACGACCTCTCCCGGTGGGAGAGCCTCAACCTCGGTCTGCCGGTGGCGCAGGCCAAGAGCATGGTGCTCGAGGCCGCCGCCCAGTTCCGCTATTACGCGGGATGGGCCGACAAGATCCACGGCCGGACGATCGACCTCGGGCCCGCCGACCGCCGCGTGCAGGGCTACACCCTGCGCGAACCGATCGGCGTCGCCGGTCTCATCACGCCGTGGAACGCACCGCTGAGCATGGCCGCGAAGAAGCTTGCCCCGGCTCTGGCCGCGGGCTGCTCGTGCGTGCTCAAACCCGCGGAGGAGACGCCCCTGACGTCGTTGTGGCTGGGACAGATCCTTCTCGAAGCCGGCGTTCCGGCTGGCGTGGTCAACGTGGTCACCGGAGTCGGTGAGCAGACCGGCGCCGCTTTGGCCGAGCATCCGGACGTCGACCTCATCTCGTTCACCGGGTCGACGGAGGTCGGTCGCCTCATCGTGCACGCGGCCACGGGAAACATGAAGAAGCTGACGCTCGAACTCGGCGGCAAGTCCCCGGTCATCGTGTTCGGTGACGCCGACCTGAACGAGGCGATCCCCGGAGCGGCATCCGCGGTCTTCTGGAACTCCGGCCAGGTGTGTGCGGCCGGCACCCGGCTGTTCGTGCACGAGTCGGTGTACGAACAGGTCGTCGAAGGGGTGGCGCAGGCCGGTCGTGCGATGCGGTTGGGACCGGGAACCGACCCGGACGCCGACCTCGGCCCGCTGATCTCGCAGAAGCAACTCGACCGGGTCGCAGGCTATGTCGGGCAGGGCGTACGTGACGGCGCCCGCGTCGTCAGCGGCGGTTCGCGCGTCGGAGAACAGGGCTTCTTCTTCGAGCCCACGGTCCTGGCGGAGGTCGATCAGTCCATGACGGTGATGCGCGAGGAGATCTTCGGCCCGGTGCTGGGTGTCATGCCGTTCTCCGACACCGAACAAGCCGTTGCACTGGCCAACGACAGCTCGTACGGGCTCGCCTCCAGTGTCTGGACCCGCGACGGCGCGCTGGCACACTCGGTGGCGCGGCGTCTGCGGGCCGGGCGGGTAGGCATCAACGTGCACCGTGCGGGTGGGGCACACATGCCCGCCGGCGGCTATCGGCAGTCGGGATGGGGTCGGGAGAGCGGTCCGGAGGCTCTGGAGAACTACCTGGAGACGAAGTCCGTCGTGTCGCAGCTGGCCTGAACCTCGGCGACGCGGTTGCCGGGACAGCCCTCGCGGTCTTGTGCCAAGGGCTGATCCCGGCATCTTTTTGCCTCCTGCCCCTGCTGCGGCCGCGGTAGCCGGCCACGGTGACGCCTGCGGTCTGCAGGCGTCGTGCGTTCTGACCGGTACGGATGACTTGGATCGCGAGGTTAGGCAGTAGCGCGTCGTTCTGGGAGTCACTGCGGTAACCCCTCACGGCGGTACCCCTCGGGCCCGCCCTGCGCTTTAGCGAAATCGGGGCCGTCAGCTGCGGTGGCAGCTGACGGCCCCCGGATCGGGCTCATGGCCCGTGGGCTGTCTCCGACGTGCTACTTACCGAATCCGGCGGTCAGTCCGCTCAGTAGTTGCCGCCGGCCGATCGCGTATAGCAGGACGATGGGAATCGTGGTGAGGGTTACCGATGCCGCGACGGCCGGCACGTTCACCCCGAACTGCCCCTGGAAAGTCCACAACGCGAGCGGCATGGTGCGCTGTTCGGGGGTCTGGGTGAGCACGAGCGGCAGCAGGAATCCGTTCCAGACGGCAAGCGCGTTGTAGATGGTCACCGTGACCAGCGCGGGACGTGTCAGCGGGAAGGCCAGCCGCCA of the Actinoplanes sichuanensis genome contains:
- a CDS encoding aldehyde dehydrogenase family protein, whose amino-acid sequence is MLIDGSWTTPSTTIPVFDPATGSVIASVADGGTKDVDLAVASARESFEQGRWRALAGAERGAILWRAGDLMRQRADDLSRWESLNLGLPVAQAKSMVLEAAAQFRYYAGWADKIHGRTIDLGPADRRVQGYTLREPIGVAGLITPWNAPLSMAAKKLAPALAAGCSCVLKPAEETPLTSLWLGQILLEAGVPAGVVNVVTGVGEQTGAALAEHPDVDLISFTGSTEVGRLIVHAATGNMKKLTLELGGKSPVIVFGDADLNEAIPGAASAVFWNSGQVCAAGTRLFVHESVYEQVVEGVAQAGRAMRLGPGTDPDADLGPLISQKQLDRVAGYVGQGVRDGARVVSGGSRVGEQGFFFEPTVLAEVDQSMTVMREEIFGPVLGVMPFSDTEQAVALANDSSYGLASSVWTRDGALAHSVARRLRAGRVGINVHRAGGAHMPAGGYRQSGWGRESGPEALENYLETKSVVSQLA